In one window of Bizionia sp. M204 DNA:
- a CDS encoding four helix bundle protein, which yields MHRFKDLEVWKKSRLFCVEIYSITSKFPESEKFGLSNQLRRASVSIPSNIAEGSSRHSNKDFTRFLEIAIGSAYEIETQLLIASDLNFINKVD from the coding sequence ATGCATAGATTTAAGGATTTAGAAGTATGGAAAAAAAGTAGATTATTTTGCGTAGAAATTTATTCTATAACATCTAAATTTCCCGAATCGGAGAAATTTGGATTGTCTAATCAATTGCGAAGAGCCTCTGTTTCCATACCTTCAAATATTGCTGAAGGTTCATCTAGACATTCGAATAAAGATTTTACAAGATTTCTTGAAATAGCAATTGGTTCAGCATACGAAATTGAAACACAATTATTAATTGCGTCAGACTTAAATTTCATAAACAAAGTAGATTGA
- a CDS encoding L-serine ammonia-lyase — protein sequence MECISVFDMLKIGVGPSSSHTLGPWRAAERWIAELKSKNRFEKVESITVDLYGSLSLTGKGHATDYAVMLGLSGADPEYIPVDTIDVIIASINNTHKLRFNNERTIDFDPKKDIVFNRKFLPYHANGMRFTAVINGRKSHAYYYSIGGGFVVQEERQNSKANKIIFYCTFPYPVENGVKLLDFCQQLNLPISGVVLENEKSIRDEETIDFELKRIWNTMLECMYVGCHTEGNLPGGLNVRRRAYDMHKNLNNGVPYDSPETWLQSIRQTEVKFRQILKWVSCFALAVNEVNAALGRVVTAPTNGSAGVIPAVLMYYLVIENHDAHFEHIKKFLLVSGEIGSIFKKGATISAAMGGCQAEIGVSSAMAAGALCELMGGTPDQVLIAAEIAMEHHLGLTCDPIGGLVQIPCIERNSMGAIKAINAAELALDTDPKNVKVPLDKVVQTMWETAKDMNSKYKETSEGGLAVSVNLTDC from the coding sequence ATGGAGTGTATTTCTGTCTTCGATATGCTAAAAATTGGTGTGGGACCTTCTAGTTCGCACACATTAGGTCCTTGGCGTGCTGCCGAAAGATGGATTGCGGAATTAAAATCTAAAAACCGGTTTGAAAAAGTAGAAAGCATCACGGTAGATTTATACGGCTCCTTGTCCTTAACTGGAAAAGGCCATGCTACAGATTATGCGGTTATGTTAGGTTTAAGTGGCGCCGATCCCGAGTATATTCCTGTGGATACTATTGATGTTATAATAGCCTCCATTAATAACACCCATAAACTGCGTTTTAATAATGAACGCACTATAGATTTCGACCCGAAAAAAGACATCGTTTTTAATAGAAAATTCTTGCCATACCATGCTAACGGCATGCGTTTTACGGCGGTTATTAATGGCAGGAAATCCCATGCCTACTACTACTCTATTGGTGGTGGATTTGTGGTTCAAGAAGAACGTCAGAATTCTAAAGCCAACAAAATTATATTCTATTGTACGTTTCCATATCCTGTTGAAAATGGCGTGAAATTACTTGATTTTTGCCAGCAACTAAATTTACCGATTTCAGGCGTTGTTTTAGAAAATGAAAAGTCCATTCGCGATGAAGAAACAATTGATTTTGAATTAAAACGCATCTGGAATACCATGTTAGAATGTATGTACGTTGGTTGTCATACAGAAGGTAATTTACCTGGAGGTTTAAATGTGCGCCGTCGTGCCTATGATATGCACAAGAATTTAAATAATGGCGTGCCGTATGATTCGCCTGAAACCTGGTTACAAAGTATTCGTCAGACGGAAGTTAAATTCCGACAAATTTTAAAATGGGTGAGCTGTTTTGCTTTGGCTGTAAATGAAGTAAATGCGGCTTTAGGTCGTGTTGTTACAGCGCCAACAAACGGCAGTGCAGGTGTAATTCCAGCTGTTTTAATGTATTATTTAGTTATTGAAAACCATGATGCCCATTTTGAACATATCAAGAAGTTCTTATTAGTTTCTGGTGAAATTGGTTCCATATTTAAAAAAGGAGCCACCATCTCGGCTGCTATGGGTGGTTGTCAAGCAGAAATTGGCGTATCATCTGCTATGGCTGCAGGCGCTTTGTGCGAATTAATGGGTGGCACACCAGACCAAGTTTTAATTGCGGCTGAAATAGCTATGGAGCATCACTTGGGTCTCACCTGCGATCCTATTGGTGGTTTAGTACAAATACCATGTATTGAACGTAATTCTATGGGAGCAATAAAAGCCATTAATGCCGCTGAATTAGCCCTAGACACCGATCCTAAAAATGTAAAAGTGCCTTTAGATAAAGTGGTTCAAACTATGTGGGAAACGGCTAAAGACATGAATTCCAAATACAAAGAAACCAGTGAAGGTGGACTTGCCGTTAGTGTTAATTTAACGGACTGCTAA
- a CDS encoding nitronate monooxygenase family protein → MSTQLTDLLKIKHPIIMAPMFLVSNTAMVIEGMKSGIAGCIPALNYRTLDELRASINELKEAKVSGGAFGYNLIVNKSNVKYKEQLRVICEEGCDFILTSLGNPEETIREAHAVGIKVFCDVTDLHFAKKVEQLGADAAVAVNSEAGGHRGNLSPQELTSLLHKELNIPVISAGGVGCKSDIDTMLSYGAAGVSVGSPFIASIEAGVTDDYKQACVDYGADDIVMTERISGTPCTVINTPYVQKIGTKSTGLEKLLNKNKTLKKWVKMIRFYIGMKATEKAALQATYKTVWVAGPSIEHTKAILPIREIIKNLTN, encoded by the coding sequence ATGTCAACCCAACTCACCGATCTTCTCAAAATAAAACACCCAATCATTATGGCGCCTATGTTTTTGGTTTCCAATACGGCTATGGTAATCGAAGGGATGAAAAGCGGCATTGCTGGCTGTATTCCAGCTTTAAACTATAGAACCTTGGATGAATTGCGAGCTTCTATAAATGAGTTAAAAGAGGCAAAGGTTTCGGGTGGTGCTTTTGGATATAATCTGATTGTGAATAAATCCAATGTCAAATATAAAGAACAATTACGTGTGATTTGTGAAGAAGGTTGCGATTTCATTTTAACCTCTTTAGGAAATCCAGAAGAAACCATTAGGGAAGCGCATGCCGTTGGTATTAAAGTATTTTGTGACGTAACCGATTTACATTTCGCCAAAAAAGTAGAACAATTAGGTGCTGATGCAGCCGTAGCTGTAAATAGTGAAGCTGGTGGGCATCGTGGTAATTTATCGCCACAAGAATTAACCAGTTTATTGCATAAAGAATTAAATATTCCAGTCATTTCCGCTGGAGGTGTGGGTTGCAAATCAGATATTGACACGATGTTAAGCTATGGAGCAGCAGGTGTTTCTGTAGGAAGTCCGTTTATTGCTTCTATTGAGGCTGGTGTTACGGACGACTATAAACAAGCCTGTGTGGATTATGGCGCGGACGATATTGTTATGACAGAGCGTATTTCAGGAACACCGTGTACGGTAATAAATACGCCTTATGTTCAGAAAATAGGAACAAAATCAACGGGTTTAGAAAAGCTACTAAATAAAAATAAAACCCTTAAAAAATGGGTGAAAATGATCCGGTTTTATATTGGGATGAAAGCCACTGAAAAAGCAGCCTTACAAGCAACGTACAAAACAGTTTGGGTTGCTGGACCTAGTATTGAACATACCAAAGCTATTTTGCCGATACGTGAGATTATTAAAAATCTGACTAATTAA
- the panB gene encoding 3-methyl-2-oxobutanoate hydroxymethyltransferase gives MSVAKKQYKRITVKTLVDMKAKGEKISMLTAYDYTMAKIVDGAGIDVILVGDSASNVMAGHETTLPITLDQMIYHASSVVRAVERALVVVDLPFGSYQSDPKEALRSAIRIMKESGGHAVKLEGGKEVKDSIKRILHAGIPVMGHLGLTPQSIYKFGTYTVRAKEDEEADKLKEDALMLEKAGCFAIVLEKIPAKLAQEVAESVSIPVIGIGAGKGVDGQVLVLHDMIGMTHEFNPRFLRRYMNLYEDMTNAISQYVTDVKSVDFPNDEEQY, from the coding sequence ATGTCAGTAGCCAAAAAACAGTACAAACGCATTACCGTAAAAACATTAGTGGATATGAAAGCCAAAGGCGAAAAAATATCCATGTTAACAGCCTATGATTATACCATGGCTAAAATTGTTGATGGTGCCGGAATAGATGTGATTCTTGTTGGCGATTCCGCCAGTAATGTTATGGCTGGACATGAAACAACCTTACCCATTACGTTGGATCAGATGATTTATCATGCATCATCAGTCGTTCGTGCGGTTGAGCGTGCCTTGGTTGTTGTAGATTTACCTTTTGGAAGTTACCAAAGTGATCCAAAAGAAGCCTTGCGTTCTGCCATCCGAATTATGAAAGAAAGTGGCGGACATGCTGTAAAACTAGAAGGCGGAAAAGAAGTTAAAGATTCTATTAAACGTATTTTACATGCAGGAATTCCGGTTATGGGACATTTAGGTTTAACACCACAATCCATTTATAAATTTGGAACTTATACCGTTCGTGCCAAAGAAGATGAAGAAGCAGATAAACTGAAAGAAGATGCTTTAATGCTTGAAAAAGCGGGTTGTTTTGCTATTGTGTTAGAAAAAATTCCCGCCAAATTAGCTCAAGAAGTTGCGGAAAGTGTCAGCATTCCTGTTATAGGCATTGGCGCTGGAAAAGGTGTAGATGGTCAAGTGCTTGTATTGCACGATATGATTGGTATGACACACGAATTTAATCCACGGTTTTTACGTAGATATATGAATTTGTATGAAGATATGACCAATGCTATTTCGCAATATGTTACTGATGTGAAATCGGTTGATTTTCCGAATGATGAGGAACAGTATTAA
- a CDS encoding sensor histidine kinase produces MIRTLLFIVFQKQAVSTAAERYLLLYMIAVLIIVTALIIIFFIVFQKRKNKLLLDKIEREKVFQEEISNTQIEIQEQTLKNIGQELHDNIGQLLSVANMQMSIMNMQVQEAIKEQFTETKNVVKESLSEVRALSKSLNSDVIVNRGFQKSVENEVARLNKLQLLSAQLEITGDETTFTNSKDSIILFRIIQEFISNTVKYASAASLMVKLDYQEQQLIIHIEDDGKGFDIASAEKGAGLLNMKSRADLIHAAFNLRSEIKEGTSLQINYPYREETKLIF; encoded by the coding sequence ATGATTAGAACGTTACTTTTTATAGTATTCCAGAAGCAAGCTGTTTCAACAGCAGCTGAACGTTACCTATTGTTATACATGATAGCTGTTTTAATAATTGTTACGGCTTTAATTATTATATTCTTTATCGTTTTTCAAAAACGAAAAAACAAACTGCTTTTAGATAAAATTGAACGCGAGAAAGTCTTTCAAGAAGAAATCTCTAACACCCAAATAGAAATTCAGGAACAAACACTTAAAAATATTGGTCAGGAATTGCATGATAATATTGGGCAATTACTGTCTGTTGCCAATATGCAAATGAGCATTATGAATATGCAAGTTCAGGAAGCCATTAAGGAGCAATTTACGGAAACTAAAAATGTAGTCAAAGAGAGTTTAAGCGAAGTGCGTGCGCTTTCTAAATCCTTAAATAGTGATGTAATTGTGAATCGTGGTTTTCAAAAATCGGTTGAAAACGAAGTGGCACGTTTAAATAAACTACAGCTATTATCAGCCCAATTAGAAATTACAGGTGATGAAACCACATTCACCAATTCCAAAGATAGCATTATCTTATTCCGAATAATCCAAGAGTTTATTTCAAATACCGTGAAATATGCATCGGCAGCGAGTTTAATGGTGAAATTAGATTATCAAGAGCAACAGCTGATAATTCATATTGAAGATGATGGCAAAGGTTTTGATATCGCTTCCGCAGAAAAGGGAGCAGGCTTACTAAATATGAAAAGTCGTGCAGATTTAATTCACGCGGCGTTTAATTTACGTTCTGAAATTAAGGAAGGAACAAGCTTGCAAATTAACTATCCGTATCGTGAAGAAACAAAATTAATCTTCTAA
- a CDS encoding nitronate monooxygenase family protein produces the protein MSKASFIKDLTLPAVAAPMFLISGPQLVIECCKNGIVGTFPALNQRTSEGFEEWLVEIKTALAKFEQETGKKAAPFGVNLIVHNTNPRVQADLELCIKHKVPLIITSLGAVSELVDAVHSYGGLVFHDIIKKRHAEKAAEAGVDGLILVSAGAGGHAGTINPMPLIAEIKRFFKKTILLAGTISTGRDIASALQMGADLAYMGTRFINTQESKAPQEYRDMIIDAGADDIVYTAAISGVAANFLGPSIKAMGITEEMLTREKKVDFGEELTAHKDDAKAWKTIWSAGQGVTNIQNAPHVSELVKALKSEFISALEEQTNYLEIYK, from the coding sequence ATGAGTAAAGCATCGTTTATAAAAGACTTAACATTGCCTGCTGTTGCGGCACCTATGTTTTTAATTTCTGGACCACAATTAGTCATTGAATGTTGTAAAAATGGCATTGTTGGAACGTTTCCTGCTTTAAATCAGCGTACGAGCGAAGGTTTTGAAGAATGGCTGGTAGAAATTAAAACCGCACTTGCCAAATTTGAACAAGAAACAGGAAAAAAAGCAGCACCATTTGGTGTGAATCTGATTGTTCATAATACAAATCCACGTGTACAAGCCGATTTAGAACTATGTATTAAACACAAAGTACCATTAATTATTACATCTTTAGGTGCTGTTTCAGAACTGGTTGATGCTGTTCATAGTTATGGCGGATTAGTATTTCATGATATTATTAAAAAACGGCATGCAGAAAAAGCTGCCGAAGCTGGTGTAGATGGGCTTATTCTCGTTTCCGCCGGAGCTGGTGGTCATGCAGGAACTATTAACCCGATGCCCTTAATTGCAGAAATTAAACGCTTCTTTAAGAAAACCATTTTGCTAGCAGGAACCATAAGCACAGGACGAGATATAGCATCTGCCTTACAAATGGGTGCCGATTTAGCCTATATGGGAACCCGATTTATTAATACGCAAGAAAGTAAAGCACCTCAAGAATATCGGGATATGATTATTGATGCTGGCGCTGATGATATTGTTTATACAGCCGCTATTTCTGGTGTTGCTGCCAACTTTTTAGGACCAAGCATAAAAGCCATGGGAATCACCGAAGAGATGTTAACACGTGAGAAAAAAGTAGATTTTGGTGAAGAATTAACAGCTCATAAAGATGATGCAAAAGCATGGAAAACGATTTGGTCCGCTGGACAAGGGGTTACTAATATTCAAAATGCACCTCATGTTTCTGAATTGGTGAAAGCACTTAAAAGTGAATTTATTTCGGCTCTTGAGGAACAAACGAATTACTTGGAAATTTATAAGTAA
- a CDS encoding alpha/beta hydrolase has product MNLTEKEISYTTTNSYATLNTLSATTKNVWFVCHGMGYLSRYFLRYFQGLSAEENYIIAPQAPSKYYTPPKFKHVGASWLTKETTVKDTENIMRYFDSVLEAEGLPDGINLIVLGYSQGVSVATRYLAKRQLKCSQLVLHSGGIPKELVAADFQYLDASTKVSLIYGTEDEYLNEERIHHEETRATELFGNRLQLVPFEGKHVVNVELINGLV; this is encoded by the coding sequence ATGAATCTAACTGAAAAGGAAATATCTTACACCACCACGAATAGTTATGCCACTTTAAATACATTATCGGCAACTACAAAAAACGTTTGGTTTGTTTGTCATGGGATGGGTTATTTAAGTCGATATTTTTTAAGATATTTTCAGGGCTTATCTGCTGAAGAAAATTATATTATTGCGCCTCAAGCACCAAGTAAATATTATACACCACCAAAATTTAAACATGTTGGCGCGAGTTGGTTAACGAAAGAAACTACGGTTAAAGACACCGAAAATATTATGCGTTATTTTGATTCCGTTCTGGAAGCGGAAGGCCTTCCTGACGGAATAAATTTAATTGTTTTAGGGTATTCACAAGGTGTGAGTGTGGCAACGCGATATCTTGCCAAACGCCAACTGAAATGTTCCCAACTGGTATTGCATTCTGGCGGAATTCCAAAAGAATTAGTGGCTGCTGATTTTCAATATTTAGATGCATCAACCAAAGTATCGCTTATTTATGGTACTGAAGATGAATATTTAAATGAAGAACGCATCCATCACGAAGAAACGCGCGCTACCGAATTATTTGGAAACCGGTTGCAATTAGTCCCTTTTGAGGGCAAACATGTTGTAAACGTTGAATTAATTAACGGTTTGGTGTAA
- a CDS encoding RluA family pseudouridine synthase, with translation MIVNKRAGDIVQGDKTGDTPLSDVVKDYIKDKYNKPGNVYLGVVHRLDRPTTGVVMFAKTSKALPRLNKLFAERGAHKTYWALVKKAPPKQMDTLIHWLRKNPKNNKSTAFPNKSADSKKAILQYQVLKQLDNYYLVEVALETGRHHQIRVQLASIGCPIKGDLKYGFNRSNPDGSISLHARHLKFTHPVSHDVIDVTAPVPNDPVWNACLED, from the coding sequence ATCATCGTGAACAAACGCGCTGGTGATATTGTTCAAGGTGATAAAACTGGCGACACGCCGTTAAGCGATGTGGTTAAAGACTATATAAAGGACAAATACAACAAACCTGGCAATGTGTATTTAGGTGTGGTTCATAGATTGGACAGACCAACTACTGGTGTAGTTATGTTTGCTAAAACCAGTAAAGCCTTGCCACGATTAAATAAACTATTTGCGGAAAGAGGTGCCCATAAAACCTATTGGGCTTTAGTTAAAAAGGCACCTCCAAAACAAATGGATACGTTAATACATTGGTTGCGGAAAAACCCGAAGAACAATAAATCCACTGCCTTTCCTAATAAATCTGCTGATAGTAAAAAAGCCATTTTGCAGTATCAGGTGTTAAAACAATTAGATAATTACTATTTAGTAGAAGTCGCTTTAGAAACCGGCAGACATCATCAAATTCGTGTGCAATTAGCTAGTATTGGTTGTCCAATAAAAGGCGATTTAAAATATGGCTTTAACCGAAGTAATCCAGATGGCAGTATTAGTTTACACGCTAGACACTTAAAATTTACGCATCCTGTTTCTCATGATGTTATTGATGTTACAGCACCTGTACCAAATGATCCCGTTTGGAACGCCTGTTTAGAAGATTAA
- the dnaK gene encoding molecular chaperone DnaK, translated as MSKIIGIDLGTTNSCVSVMEGNEPVVIPNAEGKRTTPSVIAFVEGGEIKVGDPAKRQAVTNPTKTVYSIKRFMGNKFSESAKEAGRVPYKVVKGDNDTPRVDIDGRLYTPQELSAMILQKMKKTAEDYLGQDVTRAVITVPAYFNDSQRQATKEAGEIAGLKVERIINEPTAAALAYGMDKKGTDQKIVVFDFGGGTHDVSILELGDGVFEVLSTEGDTHLGGDDVDEKIIDWLADEFKSEEDIDLRKDPMALQRLKEAAEKAKIELSSAAQTEINLPYVTATASGPKHLVRTLTRSKFEQLIDDLVKRTIAPCESAMKAAGLTKSDINEVILVGGSTRIPAVQEAVEKFFGKKPSKGVNPDEVVSLGAAIQGGVLTGDVKDVLLLDVTPLSLGIETMGNVMTKLIEANTTIPTKKSQVFSTAADNQPSVEIHVLQGERAMAADNKTIGRFHLDGIPPAKRGTPQIEVTFDIDANGIIKVSATDKATNKTQDIRIEASSGLSEEEIQKMKADAEANADADAKAKETAEKLNAADAMIFQTESQLKEFGEKLSDDKKKPIEEALEELKKAYETKDLAVIDPALEKINEAWKVASEEMYKAQADGQQGGPEAGPDANAGTDANEGSDVEDVDFEEVK; from the coding sequence ATGAGTAAAATTATTGGAATCGATTTAGGTACAACTAACTCTTGTGTTTCTGTAATGGAAGGTAATGAGCCAGTTGTAATACCAAATGCAGAAGGTAAAAGAACAACACCATCTGTGATCGCTTTCGTTGAAGGCGGTGAAATTAAAGTTGGTGATCCAGCAAAACGTCAAGCCGTTACCAATCCAACAAAAACGGTTTATTCTATTAAGCGTTTTATGGGTAATAAGTTTTCTGAATCTGCAAAAGAAGCAGGACGCGTACCTTACAAAGTAGTAAAAGGAGATAACGACACACCACGTGTGGATATTGATGGTCGTTTATATACACCACAAGAATTATCAGCTATGATCCTTCAAAAAATGAAGAAAACGGCTGAAGATTATTTAGGTCAAGATGTAACACGTGCTGTAATTACAGTACCTGCTTACTTTAATGACTCGCAACGCCAAGCAACTAAAGAAGCTGGAGAAATTGCCGGTTTAAAGGTAGAACGTATTATTAACGAACCTACTGCTGCTGCTTTAGCCTATGGAATGGATAAAAAAGGAACGGATCAAAAAATCGTTGTTTTCGATTTTGGAGGTGGAACCCATGATGTATCTATCCTAGAATTAGGTGATGGTGTATTTGAAGTATTATCAACAGAAGGTGATACACATTTAGGTGGTGATGACGTTGATGAGAAAATCATTGATTGGTTAGCTGACGAATTCAAGTCTGAAGAAGATATTGATTTACGCAAGGACCCAATGGCGTTACAGCGTTTAAAAGAAGCTGCTGAAAAAGCGAAGATTGAATTATCATCTGCGGCACAAACAGAAATTAACTTACCATATGTTACGGCTACAGCTAGTGGACCAAAACACTTGGTACGTACTTTAACACGTTCTAAATTTGAGCAGTTAATTGACGATTTAGTAAAACGTACAATTGCACCTTGTGAGTCTGCTATGAAAGCTGCAGGTTTAACAAAAAGTGATATTAACGAGGTTATTTTAGTTGGTGGATCTACACGTATTCCTGCTGTTCAGGAAGCTGTTGAGAAATTCTTCGGAAAAAAACCAAGTAAAGGTGTTAACCCAGATGAAGTAGTTTCTTTAGGAGCTGCTATCCAAGGTGGTGTTTTAACTGGTGATGTAAAAGATGTATTGTTATTAGACGTAACGCCTTTATCATTAGGTATTGAAACAATGGGTAACGTCATGACTAAGCTTATTGAAGCTAACACGACGATCCCAACTAAAAAATCGCAAGTATTTTCTACAGCAGCTGACAATCAGCCATCTGTTGAAATCCATGTGTTACAAGGAGAGCGTGCAATGGCTGCCGACAACAAAACAATTGGACGTTTCCATTTAGACGGAATTCCACCAGCAAAACGTGGAACCCCTCAAATTGAAGTAACGTTTGATATTGATGCCAATGGTATCATTAAAGTTTCGGCAACAGATAAAGCGACGAACAAAACACAAGATATTCGTATTGAAGCTTCTTCAGGATTATCAGAAGAAGAAATTCAAAAAATGAAAGCAGATGCTGAAGCCAATGCCGATGCCGATGCGAAAGCAAAAGAAACTGCTGAAAAATTGAATGCTGCTGATGCGATGATTTTCCAAACGGAGAGTCAGCTGAAAGAATTTGGCGAAAAATTATCTGATGATAAGAAAAAGCCAATTGAAGAAGCACTTGAAGAATTGAAGAAAGCTTACGAAACTAAAGATCTTGCCGTTATTGATCCAGCTTTAGAGAAAATTAACGAAGCATGGAAAGTAGCAAGCGAGGAAATGTATAAAGCACAAGCAGATGGGCAACAAGGTGGTCCAGAAGCAGGTCCTGATGCAAATGCAGGAACAGATGCTAACGAAGGAAGCGACGTAGAAGACGTGGATTTCGAAGAAGTGAAGTAA
- a CDS encoding PaaI family thioesterase, giving the protein MSISKEAKLKEINAVCKNTLMETLEISISDFGDDYLIAKMPVNSRVYQPDGVLHGGATAALAESVGSFASHLFSNLDEVFVRGTEITANHLKSVTDGHVFAKATFLHKGRTTQLIDIRVTDDHDNLISVCRLSTISLPRKK; this is encoded by the coding sequence ATGTCCATATCTAAAGAAGCCAAACTTAAGGAAATCAATGCGGTTTGCAAAAACACCTTGATGGAAACCCTAGAAATTAGTATTTCCGATTTTGGCGATGATTATTTAATTGCCAAAATGCCGGTTAATTCGCGCGTATATCAACCAGATGGTGTGTTGCATGGTGGAGCAACAGCAGCATTGGCAGAAAGTGTTGGTAGTTTTGCATCCCACTTGTTTTCAAATTTAGACGAGGTATTTGTTCGCGGCACCGAAATTACAGCCAACCATTTAAAAAGTGTAACGGACGGTCATGTATTTGCTAAAGCCACTTTTTTGCATAAAGGAAGAACCACGCAATTAATAGATATTCGCGTCACGGATGACCATGACAACTTGATTTCAGTTTGCCGCTTGTCAACTATTTCATTACCAAGAAAAAAATAA
- a CDS encoding YifB family Mg chelatase-like AAA ATPase: MLKKVFGSAVFGVEATTITVEVNVDKGVGYHLVGLPDNAIKESNFRIAAALQNNGYKIPGKKIIINMSPADLRKEGSAYDLTLAMGILAATNQIKADDLEAYLIMGELSLDGTLQPIKGALPIAIKAHEEGFKGFILPKQNAKEAAIVSGLNVYGVDTITQVIDYFDKGEPLEQIIIDVKEEFNKSLNFPEFDFADVKGQEGIKRCMEIAAAGGHNIILIGPPGAGKTMLAKRLPSILPPMTLSEALETTKIHSVVGRVKENTGLMAQRPFRSPHHTISNVALVGGGSYPQPGEISMSHNGVLFLDELPEFKREVLEVMRQPLEDREVTISRAKFTVTYPSSFMLVASMNPSPSGYFNDPNAPVTSSPAEMQRYLSKVSGPLLDRIDIHIEVTPVPFEKLSDERKGEASVEIRKRVTAAREKQTERFVDSDSVHYNAQMNVKQIRKYCKLDAASKELLKTAMERLNLSARAYDRILKVSRTIADLEASPSINGSHISEAIQYRSLDREGWLG; this comes from the coding sequence ATGCTAAAAAAAGTTTTTGGAAGTGCGGTATTTGGCGTTGAAGCGACAACCATAACCGTAGAGGTAAATGTGGATAAAGGCGTTGGCTATCATTTGGTAGGTTTACCGGATAATGCTATTAAAGAAAGTAATTTCCGAATTGCTGCTGCGCTTCAAAACAATGGTTATAAAATTCCCGGCAAAAAAATAATTATAAATATGTCGCCTGCCGACTTACGGAAGGAGGGAAGTGCCTACGATTTAACCCTAGCTATGGGAATTCTAGCCGCCACCAACCAAATAAAAGCAGACGATTTAGAAGCTTATTTAATTATGGGTGAATTATCTCTTGATGGAACCTTGCAACCCATAAAAGGCGCTTTACCCATTGCCATAAAAGCACACGAAGAAGGTTTTAAAGGGTTTATTCTTCCCAAACAAAATGCCAAAGAAGCTGCCATTGTTTCCGGATTGAATGTTTACGGTGTAGATACCATTACACAAGTTATAGACTATTTTGATAAAGGTGAACCACTAGAACAAATTATAATAGACGTCAAGGAAGAGTTTAATAAAAGTCTTAATTTCCCGGAGTTTGATTTTGCTGATGTAAAAGGTCAAGAAGGTATTAAACGTTGTATGGAAATTGCCGCAGCTGGTGGTCATAATATTATTTTAATTGGTCCTCCAGGCGCTGGTAAAACCATGCTTGCAAAACGGTTACCAAGCATACTTCCTCCAATGACATTGAGTGAGGCTTTGGAAACCACCAAAATTCATTCCGTCGTTGGTCGTGTTAAAGAAAATACGGGTTTAATGGCGCAACGCCCTTTTAGAAGTCCGCATCATACCATATCAAATGTCGCTTTAGTGGGAGGAGGTAGCTATCCGCAACCAGGCGAAATTTCCATGTCGCACAACGGTGTGTTGTTTCTAGATGAATTACCAGAATTTAAACGCGAGGTTTTAGAGGTTATGCGTCAGCCGTTAGAAGATCGGGAAGTTACCATTTCCAGAGCCAAATTTACCGTTACCTATCCATCATCCTTTATGTTGGTGGCGAGTATGAATCCGAGTCCGAGTGGTTATTTTAACGATCCTAATGCGCCTGTAACATCATCACCTGCCGAAATGCAACGATATTTAAGTAAAGTGTCTGGACCGTTATTAGACAGAATAGATATTCATATTGAAGTGACACCAGTACCTTTTGAAAAATTATCTGATGAACGCAAAGGCGAAGCATCTGTAGAAATCAGAAAACGGGTTACTGCAGCCAGAGAAAAACAAACAGAACGTTTTGTGGATTCGGATAGCGTGCATTATAATGCGCAAATGAATGTGAAGCAAATTCGGAAATATTGTAAACTGGATGCTGCTTCCAAAGAATTATTAAAAACAGCCATGGAACGTTTGAATTTGTCCGCTCGCGCTTATGATAGGATTTTAAAAGTTTCCAGAACCATTGCCGATTTAGAAGCTAGTCCGTCTATAAATGGTTCCCACATTAGCGAAGCCATTCAATACCGTAGTTTAGATCGCGAGGGTTGGTTAGGTTAA